The Streptomyces uncialis genomic interval GGCCGTGCGGAGTCTCCACCACCTTGTACATCGCGGATTCGTGGCCTTCCCAGCCGCTATCGAAAACGCTGACGAACATCGTTGAATCGACGCGGATGACCCGCCAGGTGGGGAGCGTCTTGTACCGGTACACCTTGATGTCGCACACGCTCGCCAACTCCCGGAGCCGGGATTCTGCCAGCTTCACACCACCTGCCAGCGACTCGGTGGACTCACCGATCTCCGCAGCCCGTTGGACCAACGCGGTCGAGTCCGGGTCCAGAAGCAGAACGCGTACGCGCTTGCCCTCACTGCCGGGCTGCCGAGGCAGGCACGAGCGTAGGAGCGAGTCGTTCAGCCCGATCAGTCCGAGACCCCGAACCGCGAGGACATCCAATTCTGCCGCCTCGCGTGCCATCTGCTGGATCTCTTCGGCAGCGGAACGCTGTGCCGCGTAGACCCGAACCACTTCGGGGAACGCGGCCAGGTCGAAGGCCGGTCCACCTACGTGCTGCGCACGGCTGGCGGCAAGCCCCAGTAGATGTCGAGCGTCGCCGGGCATGCTCAGCCCATCAGCGATCCGCTCGTAGACGTCCAGTCTGCTGACTTCCCGGCGGCCATTGATGATCTCGTTGACACGCCCCTGAGCCATGCCGACAGCGGTGGCGATGCGGCCTTGGCTGGCTCCGGAGTACCGCTGTACGTACCGGAAGACGGCTCCGATGTCTCGTTCCCTCAGCGCCTGACGCACGTCAGCTCGCTCCCACGCCCAGGTGGGCAGGCCCACTGGTCCAACGTCGATGGACACAGCGAGTCTCCTTCCCGATTGAGATTACTTTGGATCTCACGGTGAGATCACCGTTGAGGGATCGTACAACCACTGAGCGTGACACCAGTCTTGCCCCATGGACGAGACCGCCAGCTTGAGTCTGGCCTGTGCTGAAGAGCCATCCCTGCTGAGTGACCGCCTGACCGAGTGGGTCCGTGGCCGTGACATCGGTGAACGGGCGGCGGTAGCCGCGTTGATCGAGGAGGGTGACGTTCTCGCGCGTGGGGACGTCCGGGATCTGCTGGTCGTGGAGAACGAGGCCGTCGTGTTCTGCGACTGGCCGCGGTTCGAGGCCCAGTACCGGTGCGTGCTGGTGCTGGACGAGGGTGAGGACGCGTTTCTGACGCTGGTCCTCGCGACGGCGTTCCCGAGGCTGGTGCCGCTCTGGAAGGTCGAGGTGCTGGGGGACCGGCGGCTGGTGATCGTGCTGCGGGCGCTGGCCCGGTTGGCGGGGTCGGATTCGGTCGCGGTGGGGTGCCGGTCGTGACGGTGATGATCTGCTGCCGTTGTGATCAGCCCATCAGGTCCGGTGAGTTGCACGAGCGGCTGTTCCGTGACTCGATGTCGGGGCCGGGGATCACGATGCACCGCCACGAGCGGTGTGCCGACGAGCCGGGGGCGGTCCCCGTACGAGGTCAGGCGGGCGGTCCGCAGTGGTACGGCGCCGACGACTGGAGCCGTCTCGCGCCGATGTCCCCGGCCCATGCGCTGGCGTGGGGCAGGTTCCTCACCCACGTCGGTGCCTGCGGGCAGTGCAACGGCGACGACCCGTGGTCCTGCGAGGCCGGCCGCGTGCTGCGGAGGGTGTGGCGGACGGCGGCACGGGAGTCGTGGTGAGGCGGCCCGCGGTGCCGTGCGCGGCGTGCGTACGGGCCCGGGTGGTGGGCGTGCCCGGGAGTCGGCATGGCTGTCATGGGGTGACACGGTTGAAGCTGGGTCGTCGTCGGCAGCTGCGGTTGCGATGGTTCGCGCGTCGCTGTCCGTGTACGTGCGGGGGCGCTGGTCTCGGTCCGGGGCCCGGGTCGGCGCTGGGTGCGGGGACGGGGCGGTCGGGCCGAGGGTGATCGGGCGAGGGGCCCGGGTTCCTTGCGTTCCGTGCGGTCACGGTCTGCCTGGTGCGAGGGTGCGGTGGCCCCGGTTCGCAGGTACGGGGTGCTGGGTCCGTCCTGGCCGCCGCTCACGATCGGTGTCCGGCCGGTGGTCCTCCCGGTGCGGTGGGTGCTGCTCCGGCCGACACGGGAAACATGAGTGTCCCCGTCGTCGTTCATCCGCCCAGCCCCACGGGCGCGCGACGGGTACGCGCGGGCGATCAGATCCTCGGCCTCGCCTACAGCCATGGCGATCTAGCGGAGTTCTTGCGCCGAGCGGGGTTGGACCTCGACCCTGCGGGGGTCGGCACGAGCACGATGATCCAGCAGAGGGCCACCCCCGCGCGTGCGGGGACCACTCCGATGTCTGGCGCTCCCCCGGCGGTGAGCACGGACCACCCCCGCGCGTGCGGGCACTACAGCGCCTCACGTACCCCCTCCGCGACCTCCCAGGGACCACCCCCGCGCGTGCGGGGACCACGATGCGTTGAGCGTCGTGGTAGGTGGTGCCGTGGGACCACCCCCGCGCGTGCGGGGACCACACCCCCACCACCGCCCGGCCCGGCCCGTCCCCCGGACCACCCCCGCGCGTGCGGGGACCACGGCCTTCTTCTCCGCGTCGTCGGCCGCCTTCTGGGACCACCCCCGCGCGTGCGGGGACCACCGACCGCGCCGGCCGCCGATGGCAGCTCACCTCGGACCACCCCCGCGCGTGCGGGGACCACGCCTGATGTCCGGCGACACCGTGATCACCATCGGGACCACCCCCGCGCGTGCGGGGACCACGTCCTTGCGGTGCGCCGTGGTCATCATGGTTGCGGACCACCCCCGCGCGTGCGGGGACCACACTTCCTGACCTGCGGGTTTCTCAGCGGATCGGGCCGTTTTCCTTTAGTCGCATCGCACCCCTGCGTTCGCCTTTGGCGGTCCTCCGTGCAAGGCACCTGTACCCGTACACCTGATCCGTCCCGGGAAGGGTACAACCGGTGCAACCGGCACCCGGCCTGGTCCCGTCCGCTGCACGGCGCAGTGGGCGCAACGAGTCCGGGCCTTACTCCGGAGAGCGTGGGGAGCAGGGCGGTGGACGTGATCAGTTCGGCGTGCGGCAGGGAGCCGATGCCCCGGCCTGGCCAGTCCGGCTGGGCCGCGAGATCGCACAGCCCTATGAGCTGTTCGGTACGGGCACCTTCGGGGACCCGGTCCACCAGTTCCGGTCCGAACCAGTAGTCGGCCGAGCGGAACAAGCCCACCCTGCGATCACGTCGAGAAGGGGCGGGAACGGCGTACGAGCAGTTGGGCCCGGTCTTCGCTTCGATGACTCATCAGCTCGTCGTGCATCACCTGGGAGATGCCACGCCCTCGGTGGCCTTAGCGGAGGTTCTCGCAGAGGGTGAAGGTCGTGCCGTCGCGTGCAGTGAAACCGTAGGTGAATCCTGCCCGTTCGCCGCTCATCCGCGCGATGACGCACTCTCAGCCAGCAGCGGACGTATGGCCCTCAAGCCGTTCTTCGAAGCGCTCCAGCGCGAAGAACGGGTCGGTGGCGATGTCCTGCGCGTACACCTCGGAGTACACGTCGAGGATGACGCTCCGGATCTCCGGCAGGCGGTCGACCGTGTGGTACTCGGTGGTCATCGGGTCTACCGACATACAGGCATCGCCTCGTATCACTCGGAGAGTCCCACAAGTCTCGTACAGCCCTCGACGGCAAGGTAGTTCGTGAAGGTGGCTCGTGGGCCGTGGAGCGGCGCACGCCCTTACGCTGGCAGCGACGAACTGTACAGAGAGGGGTCATACCGTGTCCTTCGACGTTCCCCGCCCGGACCCGTACGCGGACCCGGTCGCGTTCGGGCAGAGACTCCGCATCCTGCGTACCAGGCGTGGACTGACC includes:
- a CDS encoding helix-turn-helix domain-containing protein; this encodes MSIDVGPVGLPTWAWERADVRQALRERDIGAVFRYVQRYSGASQGRIATAVGMAQGRVNEIINGRREVSRLDVYERIADGLSMPGDARHLLGLAASRAQHVGGPAFDLAAFPEVVRVYAAQRSAAEEIQQMAREAAELDVLAVRGLGLIGLNDSLLRSCLPRQPGSEGKRVRVLLLDPDSTALVQRAAEIGESTESLAGGVKLAESRLRELASVCDIKVYRYKTLPTWRVIRVDSTMFVSVFDSGWEGHESAMYKVVETPHGPLFRGFRRTFEVIIEGAERTV